Below is a window of Frigoribacterium sp. SL97 DNA.
GGGACTGCCGGCGAAGAACACCGAGCCGACGACGAGCAGCCATGAGGTGCGGTCCTCGAAGGGGTCGAGCCCTGCTCCGACGAGGTCGCGCAGCCGCTCGCTCGGCGCATGCGTCACGCTGCCCGAGGCGAGCGCGAGCACGACGAGCAGCAGCGCGAGGGTGAGACTGACGGGACGGCCGCCGACGAACGCCACCACGCGGGTCGCGACGCCGTCCACGAACCGGCGCGCACGCCCCGGCTCGTGGGGGTCGGGCTCGTGGGGTGCCGGCCCGGGGGTGCCGTCGTGGAGGCCGTCGGCACCGTCGGTGCGCCGGCGCCGGCGTCGGCCCCGGCACCGGCGTCGGCTCCGGCCAGCTCGCCGCTCACGGTGTCTGCACCGTCGCACTCAGGCCGAGGCGCGGGTAGAACTGTCCGATGCCGTGGGCGAAGCCGTTCGTCGCGGTCGTCCAGTCGTGCCCGCTGCCCGGGGACACGTAGCGCGTCACCGTCATGCCGGCCTTCGCCGCGGCCGCCGAGTTCGCGGTCATGATCTGGCCGTACCGACCGTCCGTGGCACCGACGGCGAAGAACGCCGCGGTGTCCGCGTAGGGCCCGTGCGCGGCCATGATCGCCTGCGGTCGGGCCGCCTCGTAGGCCGCTCGGTTCCCGGCGAAGCCCTGGTCGATCGTGGTCTTCTCGTCGCCGATCGAGGGGCCGAGCTCACCCGACACGTCGATGAAGGTCGAGAACAGGTCGGGCCGCGCCGACGCGAACTGGATCGAGCAGGTGCCCCCCTGCGAGAACCCACCGATCGCCCATGCCCGTGGCCCGGTGGCGACGTGGAAGTGACTCGTCATGTAGTCGACCACATCGGTGGTGATGTAGGTGGCGCTGTTGCCCAGGGCGCCGTCGACGCACATCGGGTTGTGGGCGTCGGCGCTCAGCTGGTCGGGCACGACGACGATCGGCGCGAGCCCGTGGTTCTTCGCCGCGAAGGCGTCCAGGGTCTCGACGAGGTGGCCGGCCGTGATCACCGAACTCGGTTCGGCCGGTTGTCCCGAGAGCATGATCATCACGGGAAGGGCGGGGGCGTCGGCCACGAGGGCCGCCGGGGGCAGGTAGACGACGGCGTCACGGGCGGGGAAGTGCGAGACGGCGCCGGGGATGGCCACGCTGCCGTACCGTCCCACGGCCGGGAGGTCGGCGGGGGCCTTCCAGGTCGACCAGAGGGTCGGGTCGAACTCCGTCGAGCCGGGCGAGGCGGACGGAGGCGCGGCGGCGGTCGCCGGGAGGGCGGGCACCTCGTCCCGACCGAGCGCCTGGGACAGGTTCTGGTAGACGCTGCCGTCCCGGTTCAGGGCGAGGCCCCCGGACAGGGCGAAGACCAGGACGGACAGGACGGCCACGATCTTCCGCCACCACCGGGTGCGGAACAGGTTGACGACGACGACAGCGACGCCGGCGACCACGGCGGCGACCCAGAGGCGATCCACCCAGGTGGGTGACAGGCCCAGCACGTCGCGTACGTCGCCGAGCCACCAGGTCGCGAGGGCGCCGAGGCCGGCCCCGAGCAGGACCGCGAGGGCGATCCACCGCCACCACGTGCGTCGGGTCCGCGGGCGGACGAGGAGCCCGACGGCGACGAGGGCGGCGACGACGTCCACCGTCAGCAGCATCGTCGTGGACAAGAGCGGAACCGACAGCAACCAGTCCATGCGAGAGCTTCTTTCGGCGGAGGATCGGGGTGATGGCCACCCAGGTGACACTCTGCCGCCTCGGAGTCTCTCGACACGAGCCGTGCCGCCCGGTCTCAGCAGCCTCATCAGGTGTGATCAGCCACCACACGGCACCGACACGTCGCACCGGGGCGCCCCGTCGGCGACGGCCGTGGCAGCCCGCTCCAGCCGAACTACTCGGCGAGCCCGTGTTCGTACGCGTAGACCACCAGTTGCACCCGGTCGCGCAGGGACAACTTCGACAGGACCCGACTGATGTGGGTCTTGACCGTCGCCTCGCTGAGGAACTCCCGCGACGCGATCTCGGCGTTGCTGAGGCCCCGCGCCGCGAGGTCGAAGATGTCACGTTCCCGGGTGGTCAGGGTGCCGAACGACGCGGGCACGGCCCGGGCGCGTGAGGCCCGGCCGTCGAAGTGCTCGAAGAGTTCACGCGTGGCCGACGCCGCGATCACGGCGTTGCCCGCGTGCACGGTGCGGATCGCGGCGAGCAGGAACTCGGGGTCGGCGTCCTTGAGGACGAAGCCGCTCGCGCCTCCCCGGATGGCGCGGGTGGCGGCCTCGTCGAGGTCGAAGGTCGTCAGCACGATGATGCGCGGCGGGCGACGGGAGGCCGTCTCGGCCTGCGCCAGGACGGCGGTGGTGGCCGCGATGCCGTCCATCACCGGCATGCGGATGTCCATGAGGACGACGTCGGGAGCGGTGCGCCCGACCATCGCCACGCCCTCCTCGCCGTTGCTGGCCTCGCCGACGAACTCGAGGTCGGGCTGCGAGCCGACCAGCATCTTGATGCCTGCACGGAACAGGGCCTGGTCGTCGACCAGGGCGACGCGGATGGGTGCCGTCGAACGGCCGGGCATGTCGATCATCGGATGCGTACCTCTTGGGTCAGTGCCAGGGTCGGCACGATGGCGTGGACGACGAAGCGTCCGTCGGCGTTCTGGGTGGTGAGCGAGCCGCCCGCCAGGGTGGCGCGCTCCCGCATGCCGTCGAGCCCGTGGCCGCCCCGCCGCTCGTCGCCGGACGTGTCGAGCGGACGCGTCGGCGGCCGCACGACGTTGGAGATCACGAGGTGCAACGCCTCGTAGCGCCAGTCGAAGTGGAGGCCGACGGGCTGGTCGACGGCACCGTGACGCAGGACGTTGGTCAGGCTCTCCTGCACGATGCGGAACACGGCGAGCTGCCGGTTGGTCCCGAGGACCTGCGGTTCGCCGGTCACGAGCAGGTCGACCGTGAGACCCGACCCGCGCATCTGGTCGAGCAGACGGTCGAGGTCGCCGAGGGCGGGCTGGGGCGCCTCGCCCTGGCTGTGCCGCAGTTGACCCAGCAGCACCCGGACGTCGCCGAGGGCCTCCCGCGCCGTCGTGGCGATCGTCGTGAGCGCCCCGTCGACCGAGGTCGGGTCGACCCGGGCGGCGTACCGGGCCCCGTCGGCCTGGGCGATGACGACGGCCAGCGAGTGGGCGACGACGTCGTGCATGTCCCGGGCGATCCGGTTGCGTTCCTGCTCGACGGCGATGTCCCGCTCGGCCCGGGCGGCCTCGCGTTCGGCCCGCGCGGCGTCGTTCTCGGCCCGGGCGGTCTCGCGCTCGGCGATGAGCCGCGCCTCACGGCTGAGCCGCTCGGACCATCGCGCCCGGGCCAGCAGTCCCCCGGCCCAGGGCAGACCGAGCAGGGCGAGGAATCCAAGGAGGCTGATCCCCAGCTGCAGGAGGATGCGGACGACGTCGGTCACCGCATAGATGTCGTAGTCGACGCCGAACAGGCTCTGCTGCACGAACGAGAGGTAGAAGGTGCCCAGGAGGGCCCCCACGCCCACGGAGACCAGGCCCGACCACTTCACCCGGTTCGTCCCGTACGCCGCCGTGGAGTACAGCACCGCGCAGATCGCGAGGTTCGTGACACCGGGCGTGCTGCCCGTGATCATCTGGGACGCGGCGACCAGCCAGGCGAGGGTGAGGGCGAGCCCCGGCGACAGGCGGCGCAGGGCGAACGTGACCGTCATGCCCAGCACAACGAACGGGGTCGTCACGACGCCGTCGGACAACACCAGGCCGACCACGCCGAGCAGGAACGCCGCCGACAGGTCGACGGCGACCTGGTAGGGCGCGAGGCGTCGGAAGATCACCCGACCACCGTACGACCTACGGCGGCCCGACCGGGGCGGCCGCCGTGCGCGAACGACCTCGGGACCACCACGATCATCCGCAGGGACGAGGACGACCCTTTAGCCCGGGACGGGGCCGGACGACCGCGAAGGGGCGTCAGAACCCCAGTCGACCGAGCTGCTTCGGGTCGCGCTGCCAGTCCTTGGCGACCTTCACCCGGATCGAGAGGAACACCTGCTTGCCGACGAGCGGCTCGATCTGCGCGCGGGCACGCTCGCCCACCTCGCGCAGGCGCTGACCGCCCTTGCCGATGACGATGGCCTTCTGGCTGTCGCGCTCGACGAAGAGGTTGGCGTAGATCTCGAGGAGGTCCTTGTCATCACGCTCGACCATGTCGTCGATGGTCACCGCGAGCGAGTGCGGCAGCTCGTCCTGCACGCCCTCGAGCGCGGCCTCGCGGACGTACTCGGCCACCCGGTCGGTCAGGCCTTCTTCGGTGACCGCATCGGACGGGTAGAGGGGCTGTGACAGCGGCATGAGCTTGATCAGCTCGGCCGTGAGGACGTCGAGCTGCACGTCGCTGACCGCGGACAGCGGGATGATGGCCTCCCAGTCGCGCAGACGGCTGACCGCGAGCAACTGCTCGGCGACGGCCGGCCGCGACGTGGCGTCGGTCTTGGTGACGATCGCGACCTTCTTGGCCCGCGGGTACTGGTCGAGCTGCTCGTTGATGAACCGGTCCCCCGGCCCGAGCTTCTCGTCGGCCGGCACGCAGAACCCGATCACGTCGACGTCGCCGAGGGTGGTCTGGACGATGTCGTTGAGCCTCTCGCCGAGCAGCGTGCGCGGACGGTGCATGCCCGGGGTGTCGACCAGGACGAGCTGGCCGGTCGCCTGGTGCACGATGCCGCGGATCGCTCGTCGAGTCGTCTGCGGCTTCGACGAGGTGATGGCCACCTTCTGCCCCACGAGGGCGTTGGTCAGCGTCGACTTGCCGACGTTGGGCCGCCCGACGAACGAGACGAACCCCGCGCGGTAGGTCGACCCCCGAGGAGGCGCGGCCGAGGGGGTGAGGTCGTCTCCGGTGGTCGACATGGGGGCCTTTCGTGAACGTGCGGGAACGGGTGGGAGGTGGAGGGTCGCGACGACCGGACGCTCAGTCGTCGCGAGCGGCGTCGGCGAACGCGGCCTGGGCGTCCGCGAGGTCGGGATCGCGCTCGACGAGCA
It encodes the following:
- a CDS encoding alpha/beta hydrolase, with amino-acid sequence MDWLLSVPLLSTTMLLTVDVVAALVAVGLLVRPRTRRTWWRWIALAVLLGAGLGALATWWLGDVRDVLGLSPTWVDRLWVAAVVAGVAVVVVNLFRTRWWRKIVAVLSVLVFALSGGLALNRDGSVYQNLSQALGRDEVPALPATAAAPPSASPGSTEFDPTLWSTWKAPADLPAVGRYGSVAIPGAVSHFPARDAVVYLPPAALVADAPALPVMIMLSGQPAEPSSVITAGHLVETLDAFAAKNHGLAPIVVVPDQLSADAHNPMCVDGALGNSATYITTDVVDYMTSHFHVATGPRAWAIGGFSQGGTCSIQFASARPDLFSTFIDVSGELGPSIGDEKTTIDQGFAGNRAAYEAARPQAIMAAHGPYADTAAFFAVGATDGRYGQIMTANSAAAAKAGMTVTRYVSPGSGHDWTTATNGFAHGIGQFYPRLGLSATVQTP
- a CDS encoding sensor histidine kinase — translated: MIFRRLAPYQVAVDLSAAFLLGVVGLVLSDGVVTTPFVVLGMTVTFALRRLSPGLALTLAWLVAASQMITGSTPGVTNLAICAVLYSTAAYGTNRVKWSGLVSVGVGALLGTFYLSFVQQSLFGVDYDIYAVTDVVRILLQLGISLLGFLALLGLPWAGGLLARARWSERLSREARLIAERETARAENDAARAEREAARAERDIAVEQERNRIARDMHDVVAHSLAVVIAQADGARYAARVDPTSVDGALTTIATTAREALGDVRVLLGQLRHSQGEAPQPALGDLDRLLDQMRGSGLTVDLLVTGEPQVLGTNRQLAVFRIVQESLTNVLRHGAVDQPVGLHFDWRYEALHLVISNVVRPPTRPLDTSGDERRGGHGLDGMRERATLAGGSLTTQNADGRFVVHAIVPTLALTQEVRIR
- a CDS encoding response regulator → MIDMPGRSTAPIRVALVDDQALFRAGIKMLVGSQPDLEFVGEASNGEEGVAMVGRTAPDVVLMDIRMPVMDGIAATTAVLAQAETASRRPPRIIVLTTFDLDEAATRAIRGGASGFVLKDADPEFLLAAIRTVHAGNAVIAASATRELFEHFDGRASRARAVPASFGTLTTRERDIFDLAARGLSNAEIASREFLSEATVKTHISRVLSKLSLRDRVQLVVYAYEHGLAE
- the era gene encoding GTPase Era, which produces MSTTGDDLTPSAAPPRGSTYRAGFVSFVGRPNVGKSTLTNALVGQKVAITSSKPQTTRRAIRGIVHQATGQLVLVDTPGMHRPRTLLGERLNDIVQTTLGDVDVIGFCVPADEKLGPGDRFINEQLDQYPRAKKVAIVTKTDATSRPAVAEQLLAVSRLRDWEAIIPLSAVSDVQLDVLTAELIKLMPLSQPLYPSDAVTEEGLTDRVAEYVREAALEGVQDELPHSLAVTIDDMVERDDKDLLEIYANLFVERDSQKAIVIGKGGQRLREVGERARAQIEPLVGKQVFLSIRVKVAKDWQRDPKQLGRLGF